The Sesamum indicum cultivar Zhongzhi No. 13 linkage group LG6, S_indicum_v1.0, whole genome shotgun sequence genome has a segment encoding these proteins:
- the LOC105164612 gene encoding uncharacterized protein LOC105164612 isoform X1 translates to MTTSTANVAATANVPFSRASSFTMKPRRRFFSSGVRCASSPWRTRESRRSVSLSIVFLHFFSLSKDAMGVSILDKYMKKKKLDPLEAYIPAVILTELQIKELGRYLEVDQPKFADCRNLLRSGPASSLRVNIRAVAQYASDAGNGNSAFNEVDQCLRALEELDSLLLRASRNDSGTSIESMKAKVATALGALNSVLQTVPEEVLNKGKAMANEFINPGNDLAPDELDPDLKKLESIL, encoded by the exons ATGACCACCTCCACCGCCAACGTCGCGGCCACTGCGAATGTTCCCTTTTCACGTGCCTCGAGCTTCACGATGAAGCCAAGACGGCGGTTTTTTAGCTCTGGAGTGAGGTGCGCATCGTCCCCGTGGAGGACGCGGGAGAGCAGACGATCGGTTTCTTTGTCAATCGTTTTTCTGCACTTCTTCTCCCTGTCTAAAG ATGCAATGGGAGTCAGCATTTTGgacaaatatatgaaaaa GAAAAAGCTTGACCCGCTAGAGGCTTATATACCAGCTGTTATATTGACCGAGTTGCAGATTAAGGAATTAG GACGATATCTCGAAGTTGATCAACCTAAATTTGCTGATTGCCGGAATCTTTTGAGATCTGGTCCTGCATCATCCTTGCGTGTTAATATTCGAGCA GTAGCACAATATGCCTCTGATGCTGGGAACGGTAACTCTGCTTTCAATGAGGTTGATCAGTGTCTAAG AGCCTTGGAGGAACTTGATTCTCTGCTTTTGCGTGCATCAAGAAATGATTCGGGTACTTCAATTGAATCAATGAAAGCTAAAGTTGCTACTGCACTCGGTGCACTGAACAG CGTCCTTCAAACTGTTCCAGAAGAAGTGCTGAACAAGGGGAAGGCTATGGCCAACGAATTCATCAATCCAGGAAATGATTTAGCACCTGATGAGCTGGACCCTGACCTAAA
- the LOC105164610 gene encoding uncharacterized protein LOC105164610, with amino-acid sequence MASSIWVLVLAILFISASASVQNKVTDNPADQLVAAINSNRTASKSSSLYSNPGLACIALQYIKAYQGECGAVGGPNAKKPADSEFADTFAPNCGVEISTLTPITGRLLGCQSNYVKPSVAFSEILMKNEKSIEILQSKNHLEVGAAVSGSDGGGPYFWCVLFSNGKSNNSFVLEGHVAKISRPGCFSGSNDDCSGAIALSRTFHLWPIALTGLIVLAYALGI; translated from the exons ATGGCAAGCAGCATATGGGTTCTTGTTCTTGCCATTCTCTTCATTTCAGCTTCTGCCAGTGTTCAAA ATAAAGTGACAGATAACCCTGCTGATCAGCTAGTGGCTGCAATTAACAGCAATAGAACCGCAAGTAAATCATCATCCCTGTACAGCAACCCAGGCCTTGCATGCATTGCTCTCCAATACATCAAAGCATACCAAGGCGAGTGTGGTGCAGTTGGGGGACCAAATGCCAAAAAACCTGCCGACTCTGAGTTTGCTGATACTTTTGCTCCTAACTGCGGTGTTGAGATATCAACCCTTACCCCGATTACGGGTCGTCTACTTGGATGCCAGTCTAATTATGTCAAGCCATCAGTGGCATTTTCAGAGATCctgatgaaaaatgaaaagagcatCGAAATTCTCCAAAGCAAGAACCACTTGGAGGTCGGTGCTGCTGTGAGTGGCTCAGATGGTGGTGGACCCTATTTTTGGTGCGTGCTGTTTAGCAATGGGAAATCAAACAACAGTTTTGTGTTGGAAGGACATGTTGCCAAGATAAGTCGACCTGGATGCTTTAGTGGTTCCAATGATGACTGTAGTGGCGCCATTGCTTTGTCCAGAACCTTTCATCTTTGGCCAATTGCACTGACAGGTTTGATCGTGCTGGCTTATGCATTGGGAATTTGA
- the LOC105164612 gene encoding uncharacterized protein LOC105164612 isoform X2, whose amino-acid sequence MGVSILDKYMKKKKLDPLEAYIPAVILTELQIKELGRYLEVDQPKFADCRNLLRSGPASSLRVNIRAVAQYASDAGNGNSAFNEVDQCLRALEELDSLLLRASRNDSGTSIESMKAKVATALGALNSVLQTVPEEVLNKGKAMANEFINPGNDLAPDELDPDLKKLESIL is encoded by the exons ATGGGAGTCAGCATTTTGgacaaatatatgaaaaa GAAAAAGCTTGACCCGCTAGAGGCTTATATACCAGCTGTTATATTGACCGAGTTGCAGATTAAGGAATTAG GACGATATCTCGAAGTTGATCAACCTAAATTTGCTGATTGCCGGAATCTTTTGAGATCTGGTCCTGCATCATCCTTGCGTGTTAATATTCGAGCA GTAGCACAATATGCCTCTGATGCTGGGAACGGTAACTCTGCTTTCAATGAGGTTGATCAGTGTCTAAG AGCCTTGGAGGAACTTGATTCTCTGCTTTTGCGTGCATCAAGAAATGATTCGGGTACTTCAATTGAATCAATGAAAGCTAAAGTTGCTACTGCACTCGGTGCACTGAACAG CGTCCTTCAAACTGTTCCAGAAGAAGTGCTGAACAAGGGGAAGGCTATGGCCAACGAATTCATCAATCCAGGAAATGATTTAGCACCTGATGAGCTGGACCCTGACCTAAA
- the LOC105164609 gene encoding uncharacterized protein LOC105164609, giving the protein MEHGARRRRTRFSSHDKRLLAIGFAILAVLSPLYIDRRSIPEPELEEEPIYFSSYLPFLLLLLVTSIAISGYLERGFARLDPYWIHRAGGSSTGIIIVLIVLTLVLKCKASTGN; this is encoded by the coding sequence ATGGAGCACGGAGCAAGACGGAGGCGTACTAGGTTTTCATCTCACGACAAGAGGCTTCTGGCCATAGGATTTGCAATTCTTGCTGTACTTTCTCCTCTCTATATAGATCGCAGGTCAATTCCTGAGCCAGAGCTCGAGGAAGAACCCATATACTTTTCTTCCTACCTGCCTTTTCTGCTGCTCCTTTTGGTAACGTCCATAGCTATTTCGGGTTATTTAGAGCGCGGATTTGCCAGGCTTGATCCTTACTGGATTCATCGAGCTGGTGGTTCTTCTACAGggattattattgttttaattgtCCTTACCTTGGTTTTAAAGTGTAAAGCCTCTACTGGGAACTGA
- the LOC105165037 gene encoding uncharacterized protein LOC105165037 gives MTQYLAKVKEMMGKFDRCTINQIPRDENARADALSKFGSMMEGVKDRKITVMVKSVPVIEEKHLKTRLEGAKRAWVEELLGVLWACRTTPQIATGETPFYLFYGSKVVIPAEIREETTRVVQYEPKENSQERSFDLTVIEEGRDRAYAKILRYKSMMTKSYNRRVRSRSFQVGDLVLKKVEVTKHVGKLDPTWEGPYKVVEIRKKGTYTLQDMEGKNLP, from the exons ATGACGCAATATCTTGCGAAGGTAAAGGAGATGATGGGCAAATTTGACAGGTGTACAATCAACCAGATCCCAAGGGATGAAAATGCAAGAGCTGATGCTTTATCGAAGTTTGGGTCAATGATGGAAGGAGTCAAGGACAGAAAAATTACTGTCATGGTAAAATCAGTTCCGGTGATAGAGGAAAAG CATCTGAAGACCAGGTTGGAAGGAGCAAAAAGAGCGTGGGTTGAAGAATTACTTGGAGTGTTATGGGCATGTCGAACGACCCCACAAATAGCTACAGGTGAAACTCCCTTCTACTTATTTTACGGTAGCAAAGTTGTTATACCCGCAGAAATAAGGGAGGAAACTACTCGAGTTGTCCAATATGAACCAAAGGAGAATTCTCAAGAGCGATCTTTCGATCTTACTGTGATCGAGGAGGGAAGAGATCGTGCATATGCTAAGATATTGAGGTATAAGAGCATGATGACTAAAAGTTACAATCGAAGAGTACGATCAAGGAGTTTTCAGGTCGGTGATCTGGTTCTGAAAAAAGTTGAGGTAACAAAGCATGTTGGAAAGCTCGATCCGACCTGGGAAGGTCCATACAAGGTAGTGGAGATCAGGAAGAAAGGAACGTATACTCTGCAAGACATGGAAGGGAAGAATCTACCATGA
- the LOC105164608 gene encoding uncharacterized protein LOC105164608 — MKRVNEAVEEGSKNLGLKKVRFFNGTDESCGALQRNEGDQERPFVGNGGIGSAPAHIDGDPFGNTVPDNLDGQNLGGLKDSNIWDFDINFDLIFGNEEEQKGLAFDLNIPVNTTQGGGIEKGCLEYYKGSMSNQNREEIIVIASDDSDKEVEVIGYTFGYNAKGKQVELETPYDRVENLSLELGMVTRDNVAAESSSVTGGTRRYTREEKGKANVVDESWLSLKAIESYLLNDNESIRNTEPTEDIEAGTWQPAASDARSESGERALRQADRALRIREELMQESWRESAKRFARMNHPNQNNGKESSSQKQGSPTSRALEQLGKSPGPFSEALKMIRERTSKRAAQQLVEWKPSEEKQNQNITAPFVPSLLDLSLKALAENAEGIVSLELVPDNLRRKLTDMLCDMRKMNLNVLNLLLQGFPTEIRIKNCSWLTDKQFQQTFRNCQTKDLRVLQLDLCGQCMLDFAFKETLTQSSNSLSSLAIVSLRGACRLSDSGLKNLVMSARALQSINLGHCTLLTCDAINIIADSLGSNLRELYIDDCQKINVMLILPAFKKFKHLEVLSVAGIQTITDQFISEIITVCGQSIKELDLADCLALTDCSLKTIGSNCADLCALNIANLHNLTDLGLEYLANGCKSIRKLKLCRNGFSDEAMAAFLESSGESLMELLLNNMTKVGSSTALSLAKRSRKLLSLDISWCRRITNEALGLIVDSCSSLKLLKVFGCRQITNVFLNGHSNPFVKIIGLNLTPILDHVNLLEPEEVLLRYSPLTMSQEVWNKEIC, encoded by the exons ATGAAGAGGGTCAATGAGGCTGTTGAAGAGGGGAGTAAAAACTTGGGGTTAAAGAAAGTTAGGTTCTTCAATGGGACTGATGAGAGTTGTGGCGCTTTACAGAGGAATGAAGGTGATCAAGAGAGACCTTTTGTTGGGAATGGAGGGATAGGTTCTGCACCAGCACATATAGATGGAGACCCTTTCGGAAATACAGTCCCTGATAATCTTGATGGTCAGAATCTTGGTGGTTTGAAGGATTCCAACATATGGGActttgatataaattttgatttaatttttggcaATGAAGAGGAGCAGAAAGGTTTAGCGTTTGATCTTAACATTCCAGTGAATACAACACAGGGCGGTGGGATAGAGAAGGGCtgtttagaatattataaagggTCCATGAGCAATCAGAACAGAGAAGAGATTATCGTCATTGCATCAGACGATAGTGATAAAGAGGTGGAAGTTATAGGTTATACATTTGGTTATAATGCAAAGGGTAAACAAGTAGAACTAGAGACGCCTTACGATAGGGTGGAAAATTTGAGCCTTGAATTGGGAATGGTTACAAGGGATAATGTTGCTGCCGAAAGTAGTTCAGTGACTGGTGGTACGAGGAGGTATACCAGGGAAGAAAAGGGGAAGGCTAATGTTGTTGATGAATCATGGTTATCTCTAAAGGCAATTGAATCTTATTTGCTGAATGATAATGAATCAATCAGGAATACTGAGCCTACAGAAGATATTGAAGCTGGAACATGGCAGCCAGCAGCATCAGATGCAAGGAGTGAATCGGGTGAAAGAGCACTAAGACAGGCTGATCGAGCTTTAAGAATTAGAGAAGAGTTAATGCAGGAAAGTTGGAGAGAATCTGCCAAACGATTTGCGCGTATGAACCATCCAAATCAGAACAATGGGAAAGAATCTTCTAGTCAGAAACAAGGATCACCTACTTCAAGAGCTCTAGAACAACTAGGAAAGTCTCCTGGCCCTTTCTCTGAAGCTCTTAAGATGATAAGAGAAAGAACTTCAAAGCGAGCAGCTCAGCAGTTGGTTGAGTGGAAACCCTCAGAAGAAAAGCAGAACCAAAACATTACAGCACCATTTGTTCCTTCTCTGCTGGATTTGTCACTGAAAGCTCTTGCTGAAAATGCTGAGGGAATAGTCTCACTTGAACTGGTTCCAGATAACCTCCGTAGAAAACTAACTGACATGCTGTGTGATATGCGAAAAATGAATCTCAATGTTCTTAACCTTCTGTTACAAGGATTTCCAACTGAGATTCGCATAAAAAATTGCTCATGGCTGACTGATAAACAATTTCAGCAGACATTTCGGAATTGTCAGACAAAAGATTTGAGG GTGCTTCAACTTGACCTGTGTGGGCAGTGCATGCTTGATTTTGCATTCAAGGAGACATTAACTCAATCCTCAAATAGTTTGTCCAGTCTAGCCATTGTTTCCCTTAGAGGTGCCTGCCGTTTATCAGACAGTGGGCTTAAAAACCTTGTTATGTCAGCACGGGCACTGCAGTCTATTAATTTGGGCCACTGCACCCTTCTGACTTGCGATGCCATCAACATCATAGCTGACTCTTTGGGATCAAATTTGAGGGAGCTTTATATAGATGATTGCCAAAAGATAAATGTGATGTTGATTCTTCCAgcatttaaaaagtttaaacatTTGGAAGTGTTATCAGTTGCCGGCATACAAACCATAACCGATCAATTTATCAGTGAAATTATTACAGTATGTGGTCAAAGTATTAAGGAGCTTGATTTGGCTGACTGCCT AGCACTGACTGATTGCTCTCTCAAAACCATTGGTAGCAACTGTGCTGATTTATGTGCACTGAACATTGCAAACCTGCACAACTTGACAGATCTGGGATTGGAGTATCTTGCCAATGGTTGTAAATCAATTCGAAAGCTCAAACTTTGTCGCAATGGGTTCAG TGATGAAGCTATGGCAGCATTTCTGGAAAGCTCTGGGGAGTCCTTGATGGAACTTTTACTGAATAATATGACAAAG GTTGGGTCCAGTACTGCCTTATCACTCGCCAAACGTTCTAGGAAGTTGTTAAGTTTGGATATATCGTGGTGTCGCAGAATTACTAACGAGGCTCTAGGGTTGATTGTTGATAGTTGCTCATCACTAAAGCTGCTCAAAGTCTTTGGCTGTAGACAG ATCacaaatgtatttctgaatggGCACTCCAATCCATTCGTGAAGATAATTGGGTTAAACCTGACTCCAATTCTGGATCATGTAAACTTGCTTGAACCCGAAGAAGTGTTATTGCGCTATTCACCTCTGACAATGAGCCAGGAAGTCTGGAACAAAGAGATCTGCTAG
- the LOC105164607 gene encoding ylmG homolog protein 2, chloroplastic (The sequence of the model RefSeq protein was modified relative to this genomic sequence to represent the inferred CDS: added 32 bases not found in genome assembly) — protein MDSCFSSKHSLEDEHKSSALGPPSQFLMLLPFSSPPLNFIHCTPFFRQPLSLNPNFKLLMGASNVVREVQKSIMSNVEKCLKIVDNFRSQIAVLDKIMSFPSYLQYGCQIPRTNCQNLEMLSNSNFAAILPGDSVAGIVVTNGILNFLNIYNTLLVVRLVLTWFPNAPPAVVSPLSTLCDPYLNIFRGIIPPLGGTLDLSPILAFLVLNAFTSTAAALPAELPSAEVSKVNPSHATTAHLTTLQKKWMRRLSGNKSKSSNAGI, from the exons ATGGATTCTTGCTTTTCCTCAAAGCACTCACTAGAAGACGAGCACAAGTCTTCTGCATTAGGCCCACCTTCTCAGTTTCTGATGTTGCTACCATTTTCTTCTCCACCTCTCAATTTTATTCACTGCACCCCATTTTTCAGACAACCTTTAAGTTTGAATCCCAACTTCAAGTTACTGATGGGAGCTTCAAATGTTGTTCGTGAGGTGCAAAAATCCATTATGTCTAATGTTGAGAAATGTCTCAAGattgttgataatttcagGTCCCAGATTGCGGTTCTTGATAAAATAATGTCTTTTCCCTCTTATCTTCAATATGGCTGCCAG ATTCCACGCACTAACTGCCAGAATTTGGAGATGTTGTCCAATTCAAACTTTGCTGCCATTTTACCCGGTGATTCAGTGGCTGGAATCGTGGTAACTAATgggattttgaatttcttaaaCATCTACAACACTTTGCTGGTCGTCAGGCTTGTTTTAACTTGGTTCCCTAATGCACCTCCGGCAGTTGTCAGCCCCCTTAG CACTTTATGCGACCCATACTTGAACATATTCCGGGGAATCATACCACCACTTGGAGGGACTCTGGATCTTTCACCTATTCTGgcatttcttgttttaaatGCCTTCACAAGCACAGCTGC TATCCAAAGTTAATCCATCTCATGCAACAACAGCTCACCTCACCACATTACAGAAGAAGTGGATGAGAAGGCTTTCTGGAAACAAGTCAAAAAGTTCCAATGCTGGAATTTAA
- the LOC105164606 gene encoding copper-transporting ATPase PAA2, chloroplastic (The sequence of the model RefSeq protein was modified relative to this genomic sequence to represent the inferred CDS: added 59 bases not found in genome assembly) — protein MSTTSLLRFSLSPLSSSLRHRYELPPLHYKRRRSHLPHPPRFRSFTRISAKAVEFKSPTNPQLPLQEKTAQEETNSTVLLDVSGMMCGACVTRVKSIISADERVESAVVNMLTETAAIKLKQAVAVGEDLSGVADELAKRVSASGFDARRRVSGMGVEAKVRKWRETVEKKEALLMKSRNRVAFAWTLVALCCGSHASHILHSLGIHIGHGSVLDILHNSYVKGGLALGSLLGPGRDLLFDGLRAFKKGSPNMNSLVGFGAIAAFAISAVSLLNPELQWNAAFFDEPVMLLGFILLGRSLEERARIKASSDMNELLSLISTKSRLVISPSGSDVSADSVLCSDAMCIEVPTDDIRIGDSILVFPGETIPVDGKILAGRSVVDESMLTGESLPVFKEKGLSVSAGTINWDGPLRIEASSTGSNSTISKIVNMVEDAQGREAPIQRLADSIAGPFVYSVMTLSAATFAFWYYIGTHIFPDVLLNDIAGPDGNSLLLSMKLAVDVLVVSCPCALGLATPTAILVGTSLGAKQGLLIRGGDVLERLAGIDYITLDKTGTLTEGRPTVSAVASFGHEESELLEIAAAVEKTASHPLAKAIIAKAESLNLNIPSTSRQLAEPGSGTLAEVGGLLVAVGKLSWVHERFQQKKSLSDLKKLEQSVIHQSSAEHSSSNHSRTIVYVGREGEGIIGAIAISDNLRPDAESTITRLQQKGIRTVLLSGDREEAVAAVAKTVGVENEFVNGSLTPQQKSDAISSLQASGHRVAMVGDGINDAPSLALADVGIALQIEGQENAASNAASIILLGNRLSQVVEAIDVARATMAKVRQNLTWAVAYNVIAIPMAAGVLLPHFDFAMTPSLSGGMMALSSIFVVTNSLLLQFHGPQRKKEKSKTKIYSQ, from the exons ATGTCTACCACCAGTCTCCTCCGTTTCTCCCTCTCCCCTCTCAGCTCATCTCTCCGCCATCGCTATGAGTTGCCCCCTCTCCACTACAAGCGACGCCGTTCGCATCTTCCACATCCGCCCAGATTCCGTAGCTTTACCCGCATTTCCGCCAAGGCGGTGGAGTTTAAATCGCCTACCAACCCCCAACTGCCACTGCAGGAGAAGACAGCTCAGGAGGAGACTAATTCCACTGTGTTACTTGATGTGTCTGGAATGATGTGCGGCGCGTGTGTTACACGAGTTAAATCGATTATCTCCGCCGACGAGCGCGTTGAGTCCGCTGTGGTCAACATGCTGACCGAGACCGCCGCGATCAAGCTGAAGCAAGCAGTCGCAGTCGGAGAAGATTTATCTGGCGTGGCCGACGAGCTGGCGAAGAGAGTGTCGGCGAGCGGATTTGACGCGCGACGGAGAGTGTCGGGGATGGGGGTGGAGGCGAAGGTGCGCAAGTGGAGGGAGACGGTGGAGAAGAAGGAGGCGTTGCTCATGAAGAGTAGGAATCGCGTGGCATTTGCTTGGACTTTGGTTGCTCTCTGCTGTGGCTCTCATGCGTCTCATATTT GATCAGTCTTGGATATTTTGCACAATTCATATGTGAAAGGTGGTTTGGCTTTGGGCTCTCTGTTGGGACCTGGACGAG ACTTGCTTTTTGATGGATTAAGGGCTTTTAAAAAGGGTTCACCAAATATGAACTCTCTAGTTGGCTTTGGAGCAATTGCTGCATTTGCAATTAGTGCG GTGTCACTTCTCAACCCTGAACTTCAATGGAATGCTGCGTTTTTTGATGAACCG GTCATGCTTCTCGGTTTTATCCTGCTGGGGCGTTCACTTGAAGAAAGAGCTAGGATCAAGGCATCTAGTGACATGAATGAGCTATTA TCGCTCATATCAACTAAATCAAGACTTGTGATTTCTCCCTCTGGAAGTGATGTTTCTGCTGACAGTGTTCTTTGCTCTGATGCAATGTGCATTGAAGTTCCCACCGATGATATCCGGATTGGTGATTCGATCTTGGTTTTTCCTGGAGAAACAATTCCTGTAGAT GGAAAAATCCTTGCAGGTCGAAGTGTAGTGGATGAGTCCATGCTTACAGGTGAATCTCTTCCTGTATTCAAGGAAAAAGGCC GATGGTCCTTTAAGGATAGAAGCCTCGTCCACCGGTTCAAATTCAACAATATCCAAGATTGTTAACATG GTTGAGGATGCTCAAGGACGTGAAGCACCTATTCAAAGGCTTGCAGATTCAATTGCTGGCCCTTTTGTATATAGTGTCATGACACTGTCAGCAGCCACATTTGCTTTCTG GTACTATATTGGAACTCATATCTTTCCAGATGTCTTGCTCAATGATATAGCTGGACCAGATGGAAATTCACTGCTATTAAGCATGAAGCTTGCAGTGGATGTTTTG GTTGTTTCATGTCCGTGTGCTTTGGGCCTTGCTACGCCGACGGCAATTCTAGTTGGCACGTCCCTTG GAGCAAAACAGGGACTTCTTATAAGAGGAGGAGATGTATTGGAACGTTTGGCTGGAATAGATTACATCACCTTAGATAAA ACAGGAACTCTTACTGAAGGAAGACCTACTGTATCAGCTGTTGCATCTTTTGGTCATGAAGAATCAGAATTACTTGAAATTGCTGCTGCAGTGGAGAAAACAGCCTCACATCCACTTGCAAAGGCTATTATAGCTAAAGCCGAATCgttgaatttgaatattcCTAGTACAAGTCGTCAATTAGCTGAACCAGGGTCTGGAACCTTAGCAGAAGTAGGTGGGCTTTTAGTGGCAGTTGGCAAATTAAGTTGGGTTCATGAGCGTTTTCAGCAGAAAAAAAGCCTCTCTGATTTAAAGAAACTTGAGCAGTCTGTGATCCATCAATCATCAGCAGAGCATTCATCATCTAACCATTCAAGAACAATTGTTTATGTTGGGAGGGAAGGAGAAGGCATTATTGGTGCTATTGCAATATCCGACAATTTGCGACCTGATGCGGAATCTACTATAACTAG gcTTCAGCAGAAGGGGATTCGTACAGTCCTCTTGTCAGGGGACAGGGAAGAGGCAGTTGCAGCTGTAGCAAAGACTGTTGGGGTAGAAAATGAGTTTGTCAATGGTTCTTTAACGCCACAGCAGAAATCTGATGCTATTTCAAGTCTTCAAGCATCAGGCCATCGTGTTGCTatg gttGGTGATGGTATTAATGATGCGCCTTCGCTTGCCCTTGCTGATGTTGGAATTGCCTTGCAAATTGAAGGACAAGAAAATGCTGCATCAAATGCAGCATCAATTATACTCCTGGGAAATAGACTTTCACAG GTAGTAGAAGCAATTGATGTTGCAAGAGCAACAATGGCAAAAGTTCGCCAAAATTTGACCTGGGCAGTTGCCTATAATGTCATTGCTATTCCAATGGCAGCTGGAGTACTACTTCCCCATTTTGATTTTGCTATGACACCTTCTCTTTCAG GGGGAATGATGGCTCTGAGCTCGATCTTTGTTGTCACCAACTCACTGCTTCTGCAGTTCCATGGTCCtcaaaggaagaaagaaaagagtaaAACCAAAATTTATTCTCAATAA